Proteins encoded within one genomic window of Nymphaea colorata isolate Beijing-Zhang1983 unplaced genomic scaffold, ASM883128v2 scaffold0427, whole genome shotgun sequence:
- the LOC116244978 gene encoding uncharacterized protein LOC116244978 yields MLPHKSARGAEALGRLKVFEGVPAPYDTKKREVVPDALRAVKLSSFRKFCTLGDLSSEVGWGKRSLVEKLENKRRERASAWHKKRLASQNNVRKALNLKEINSVRAELAAYGY; encoded by the coding sequence ATGCTTCCCCATAAATCCGCCAGAGGAGCTGAGGCTTTGGGAAGACTTAAAGTTTTCGAGGGTGTCCCCGCTCCCTATGACACCAAGAAGAGAGAAGTTGTCCCCGATGCTCTCAGAGCTGTCAAGCTTTCCAGCTTCAGAAAGTTCTGTACCCTCGGTGACCTCTCAAGCGAAGTCGGATGGGGAAAGCGATCCCTCGTCGAGAAGTTGGAGAACAAGAGAAGAGAGCGTGCTTCAGCATGGCACAAGAAGAGACTGGCCAGTCAAAACAACGTCAGAAAGGCCTTGAACCTCAAGGAAATCAACTCAGTTAGAGCTGAACTGGCCGCCTACGGCTACTGA